The following are from one region of the Methanobrevibacter sp. genome:
- a CDS encoding Coenzyme F420 hydrogenase/dehydrogenase, beta subunit C-terminal domain, with product MSSEKIALVGTPCQILAATKINKYEDYTGGSDIDFKLGLFCMENFSYSYLEKFLEERGIKLFEVKEFRIDKGYFIAFLMDGSTFKIPIAETELFTRKNCHVCTDFTSDASDISVGSVGTPEDHSTVIVRTKKGKEVIDNCIKKGYIQAEKLDEKGEKILRSVANKKISGNSKIIAKREAVARPVLSKRYMSDDEVKAEALICQFKNLENDVISVGSCVLCGACEYVCPIDSIQINRRKPVATKECEDDCHACYFACPRTYVSEEIFDKDIDEKPLGDYIELLSVKAESIIGQDGGVVSAILIYLLENEIVDEVSIVRQDKDAPWRPQSFLTSRVQDVVSAAGTKYSTVPIGFKALSDK from the coding sequence ACTGGTGGTTCTGACATTGATTTTAAATTAGGATTATTCTGTATGGAGAACTTCTCATATTCCTACCTTGAAAAGTTCTTAGAAGAAAGAGGAATTAAATTATTTGAAGTAAAGGAATTCAGAATAGATAAAGGATACTTTATAGCATTCTTGATGGACGGTTCCACCTTTAAAATACCAATTGCAGAGACAGAATTATTTACACGTAAAAATTGTCACGTATGTACTGATTTCACTTCTGATGCTTCTGATATCTCAGTAGGTTCTGTAGGTACTCCTGAAGACCATTCAACAGTGATTGTCAGAACAAAAAAAGGAAAGGAAGTAATTGACAATTGTATTAAGAAAGGATATATTCAGGCTGAAAAACTTGATGAAAAAGGAGAAAAAATCCTTAGAAGCGTAGCTAATAAAAAGATATCCGGCAATTCAAAAATAATTGCAAAGAGAGAGGCTGTTGCAAGACCTGTTTTATCCAAAAGATACATGTCTGACGATGAAGTAAAGGCAGAAGCACTTATTTGCCAATTCAAAAACTTAGAAAACGATGTCATTAGTGTTGGATCATGTGTTCTTTGTGGTGCTTGTGAATACGTATGTCCTATTGACTCAATTCAGATTAACCGTAGAAAACCAGTAGCTACAAAAGAATGTGAAGACGATTGTCATGCATGCTACTTTGCATGTCCAAGAACTTATGTAAGTGAAGAAATATTTGATAAGGACATTGATGAAAAGCCATTAGGAGACTACATAGAATTGTTGTCTGTAAAAGCAGAATCAATTATAGGTCAGGATGGTGGTGTAGTATCCGCTATTTTAATTTATTTACTTGAAAACGAAATAGTAGATGAAGTGTCTATTGTAAGACAGGACAAGGATGCTCCATGGAGGCCTCAATCATTCTTAACTTCAAGAGTTCAGGATGTAGTATCTGCTGCTGGAACCAAATACAGTACAGTACCTATTGGATTTAAAGCACTTTCCGACAAATAG
- a CDS encoding GNAT family N-acetyltransferase: MTIKITKTEFDNLAEIAELAEEIWNECFIDIISQGQIDYMVEQFQSLKAMENQVKNDNYSYYGVYFDDKLCGYFGIRLEDEKLFLSKLYLHKDYRGQGIASRMLQTIFEIGRNEGKKSVYLTVNKYNDQAVDVYNAKGFEVIDSVVTDIGEGYVMDDYIFEYVL; this comes from the coding sequence ATGACAATCAAGATAACTAAAACAGAATTCGATAATCTGGCCGAAATTGCAGAGTTGGCTGAGGAAATATGGAATGAATGCTTTATTGACATTATTTCACAAGGCCAAATTGACTACATGGTGGAACAATTCCAGTCATTGAAAGCTATGGAAAATCAGGTGAAAAATGACAACTATAGCTATTATGGCGTTTATTTCGACGATAAACTTTGCGGATATTTTGGAATTCGATTAGAGGATGAAAAATTATTTTTAAGCAAATTATATCTTCACAAGGACTATCGTGGCCAAGGAATCGCTTCCAGAATGCTTCAGACCATTTTTGAAATAGGTAGAAATGAAGGCAAGAAATCAGTCTATCTTACAGTTAACAAGTACAACGATCAGGCCGTTGATGTTTACAATGCAAAGGGATTTGAAGTAATTGATAGTGTTGTAACTGACATTGGGGAAGGCTATGTGATGGACGACTATATTTTTGAATATGTCTTATAG